A single region of the Streptomyces virginiae genome encodes:
- a CDS encoding polymorphic toxin-type HINT domain-containing protein, with the protein MSLAQSALGSGAGDSSTRRAEVKVEVKNDAQARAAGVNGALVAFTGTAAVGATPAGKLQVGLDVSAWAKSAGANWADRARLVQLPACALTTPGAQGCTQRTPVETRRDGSGRLVGEVDAPKGPAAGMLKAPTAGNSAYAATPQVLAPQSVALAVEPGPSGASGDFTATPLLPSASWQAGSNAANFTYGYTVELPSTIAGPAPSLSLGYDSSSIDGRTASTNAQAGLFGEGWDWHPGSISRTYKSCKDAGIKDSGDECWAGDILSLNLAGHAGQIVRDDATCVYRLQGEDGTKIERLTGQRNAAWKGEGFKVTTTDGTQYYFGANRLPGVDGTDPEAKSVSTVPVYFNSSQDKCLGADTPANGSWVQMGWQWNLDFVVDPHQNLLRYRYEQEGNFYSRGGGQNDGNGTLTAYQRGSYPTWIGYGQRLPDQLAAKGAAKPAAQVWLRTTERCFASGSITCDPSQRTKANAKSWPDTPVDQECAATRQCLNLSPTYFTTRRVTKIDTEVLDGTNYRTVDSYALNQSFQDPGDGTSPTLWLDSVQRTGSNGKTPLILPAVSFQPIQIPNRVDGVVKRPDGTEASALPYNRPRIQAITTETGGRINVVYKAPECSRLQNRMPASQDANTMACMPVKWYLPGQSYPDPVNDWFHKVVVQSITQQDLVAGQVSTVTEYEYGGGVAWHRNDSEFTDPKTRTWDQFRGFATVTTRTGTGSDGPRTKSVATFLRGMDGDVLANGTKRSVDVTDAQGGTIKDEEVLSGFVRQTQTYDGDGGDVVADEVSTPWLGAITATRAQSGGMPPITARAMNTAKVTSRVKLANGNWRTSERTSTYDNTLATRPLKVDDWADTSRLDQRLCTMFEYATAPDGVPTPLVSRTLILSGGCGEPPNRNNTVGDTRTYFDNLPLGQTGTTADQTGTEVLERYDGFSTPVYRLNATSTYDAYGRVTTTTNHTRKDAAHPGGAVTKTEYTPATGALPSEVTHTNPLGWKSVNTLDTGRSLPVKTTDENDHVAEREYDAFGRIVNVWQPGQERARGFKPVRTFSYGMNGTNAPSTVLSKALMPDGQTYSSTYTIYDGIGRIRQTQATTASGVDGRLITDALFDSQGRQVKTSAAYYNDEALPSAALFLPNGGVQPDSKIPSQTYQVFDGLGRPTATVFQSYGVEQWRSKTEYLGADEVRSIPPNGAFASASITDGMGQRVALRQYKANTPTGSYDETTYGYNTQGKELWRKDSAGNEWTFAYDLLGRVVKTSDPDAGTGTTTYEDAKNQVTVTDARGKSATIVSDILGRTLATYAGTVVDPVKQVAGFTYDTKVLGKPSSTTRYVGGVAGQAYVSEVTGYDGGYRPLGTKTTIPASEGKLAGVYETANTYTELGNLWKSKQPAIPAAGLGAETLTFKSDIIGNVVALDGLIGSALWPYLVDTRYDAYGRAIRSTVGKTGKQIVSTTDYDLATGRPVRSFLDKQTSAKASVDVIDYTYNQAGQLTSIGNTQDGTARDLQCFTHDYLGRLTQAWTDTGAQTTAPQPSVRGIGGCANTDGPTVDGAGKPSVGGPAPYWQQYEYDKLGNRTKLVRRDPTGDTSKDATVTQTFGTGLNTPSTDPKTGGGTGGPHALMTSTETSAATGTKVTSYTYDASGNTTSVTSTPGTKTLTWNDQGKLDKITGTGESAGTSYLYDTAGNQLIRRDPGSTTLNLGSDQITLDTASGKVSNVRTYGVSGGLSVTRTTNGGTSTLTYQGSDHHGTGGVQFNATDLTHVRRHSDPFGNERGTAPGMWAGDKGFVGGTKEKATGFTLLGAREYDPTTARFISPDPIIDPGDPQQWNGYAYSSNSPINKSDPSGMKEFCDNFTSCTAPPSKGASGGNSNSTGDDPGNGGSSGGSSSEQKDYDEAQDKVTKAKQRTDQLKHEVVELIGDLIGYNDARDCFTKGDVMACINTALGAVPWGKIAKAIKVGIKAFKIYKEVNKAYDAVHAAERNASRASEALSRSKKAIQEAREAEAKAAKAAKEKAGSKSESDSAGTDSKSSRSEADGETQSASAESRGGSGSEGGAPACKLNSFPTGTHVLMADGTTKAMEDIQVGDKVMATDPQTGETAPKEVTNTITTPDDKEFTDLTLTDDANPRGSPVTLTSTSHHPHWSETRRQWLDAGDFAEGEQLRRPDGSTVTVKATRNYPLAVTTHNLTVDDFHTYYVLAGATPVLVHNCGGSALEAAQGVADASASIRPSAARPAVAEAIKLSSGRVIASASVRGVQVRLHPAVSAVLSTVSPGARGVGHGQCGLAVCISQALFTGESPMGADAAAVIIRANVDHVKHGFPVGPCDSCRSLSEHFKLNFVTDD; encoded by the coding sequence GTGTCGCTGGCGCAAAGCGCTCTTGGCTCCGGGGCTGGTGACAGCTCTACCCGTCGCGCCGAGGTCAAGGTCGAGGTCAAGAACGACGCCCAGGCCCGCGCCGCGGGCGTCAACGGAGCCCTCGTCGCCTTTACCGGCACCGCCGCCGTCGGCGCCACCCCGGCCGGCAAGCTCCAAGTCGGCCTCGACGTCTCCGCCTGGGCCAAGTCGGCCGGGGCCAACTGGGCCGACCGGGCTCGGCTGGTCCAGCTTCCGGCGTGTGCCCTGACCACGCCCGGAGCGCAGGGCTGCACCCAGCGGACGCCGGTCGAGACCCGCCGTGACGGCTCCGGGCGCCTGGTCGGCGAGGTCGACGCGCCCAAGGGCCCGGCTGCGGGCATGCTGAAGGCGCCGACAGCGGGGAACTCGGCCTACGCCGCGACCCCGCAGGTCCTTGCCCCCCAGTCCGTCGCCCTGGCCGTCGAGCCCGGCCCGTCCGGCGCGAGCGGTGACTTCACCGCGACCCCATTGCTGCCCTCCGCTTCCTGGCAGGCCGGTTCGAACGCCGCCAACTTCACCTACGGCTACACCGTCGAGCTGCCCTCCACCATCGCCGGCCCGGCCCCTAGCCTGAGCCTGGGCTACGACTCCTCCTCCATCGACGGCCGGACCGCCTCCACCAACGCCCAGGCCGGCCTCTTCGGCGAGGGCTGGGACTGGCACCCGGGATCGATCTCCCGTACGTACAAGTCCTGTAAGGACGCGGGGATCAAGGACTCGGGCGACGAGTGCTGGGCGGGGGACATCCTCTCCCTGAACCTGGCCGGCCACGCCGGCCAGATCGTTCGTGACGACGCAACGTGCGTCTACCGCCTCCAGGGCGAGGACGGCACGAAGATCGAGCGGCTCACCGGGCAGCGCAACGCCGCCTGGAAGGGCGAGGGCTTCAAGGTCACCACGACCGACGGCACCCAGTACTACTTCGGCGCGAACCGCCTGCCTGGCGTCGACGGCACCGACCCCGAGGCCAAGTCCGTCTCCACCGTTCCCGTCTACTTCAACAGCAGCCAGGACAAGTGCCTCGGCGCCGACACCCCCGCCAACGGCTCCTGGGTCCAGATGGGCTGGCAGTGGAACCTCGACTTCGTCGTGGACCCGCACCAGAACCTGCTCCGGTACCGCTACGAGCAGGAGGGCAACTTCTACAGCCGCGGCGGCGGCCAAAACGACGGCAACGGCACCCTCACCGCGTACCAGCGCGGCTCCTACCCGACCTGGATCGGCTACGGCCAGCGCCTGCCCGACCAGCTCGCCGCCAAGGGCGCGGCCAAGCCCGCCGCCCAGGTGTGGCTGCGTACGACCGAGCGCTGCTTCGCGTCCGGCTCCATCACTTGTGACCCGTCCCAGCGCACCAAGGCGAACGCCAAGTCCTGGCCCGACACCCCGGTCGACCAGGAGTGCGCCGCCACCCGCCAGTGCCTGAACCTCTCGCCGACGTACTTCACCACCAGGCGCGTCACCAAGATCGACACCGAGGTCCTGGACGGCACGAACTACCGCACGGTCGACTCGTACGCCCTGAACCAGTCCTTCCAGGATCCGGGCGACGGCACCTCCCCGACCCTGTGGCTGGACTCCGTCCAGCGCACCGGCTCCAACGGCAAGACCCCGCTGATCCTCCCCGCGGTCTCCTTCCAGCCGATCCAGATCCCCAACCGCGTCGACGGCGTCGTCAAGCGCCCGGACGGAACCGAGGCCTCCGCGCTGCCGTACAACCGCCCGCGCATCCAGGCGATCACCACCGAGACCGGCGGCCGGATCAACGTCGTCTACAAGGCCCCGGAGTGCTCGCGCCTCCAGAACCGGATGCCGGCGTCCCAGGACGCCAACACCATGGCCTGCATGCCGGTGAAGTGGTACCTGCCCGGCCAGTCCTACCCGGACCCGGTCAACGACTGGTTCCACAAGGTCGTCGTCCAGTCCATCACCCAGCAGGACCTGGTGGCCGGGCAGGTCTCCACGGTCACGGAGTACGAGTACGGCGGCGGCGTCGCCTGGCACCGCAACGACTCCGAGTTCACCGACCCCAAGACGCGCACCTGGGACCAGTTCCGCGGCTTCGCCACGGTCACCACCCGCACCGGCACCGGCAGCGACGGCCCGCGCACCAAGTCCGTCGCCACGTTCCTGCGCGGCATGGACGGCGACGTCCTCGCCAACGGCACCAAGCGCAGCGTGGACGTCACCGACGCCCAGGGCGGCACCATCAAGGACGAGGAGGTGCTGTCCGGCTTCGTTCGCCAGACCCAGACCTACGACGGTGACGGCGGAGACGTCGTCGCCGACGAGGTCTCCACGCCCTGGCTCGGCGCGATCACCGCGACCCGCGCCCAGTCCGGCGGCATGCCGCCCATCACCGCCCGCGCCATGAACACGGCCAAGGTGACCAGCCGCGTAAAGCTGGCCAACGGCAACTGGCGCACCAGCGAGCGCACGTCCACCTACGACAACACCCTCGCCACCCGCCCGCTCAAGGTCGACGACTGGGCTGACACCTCACGCCTCGACCAACGCCTGTGCACGATGTTCGAGTACGCCACCGCCCCCGACGGCGTACCCACCCCGTTGGTCTCGCGCACCCTGATCCTCTCGGGCGGCTGCGGCGAGCCCCCCAACCGCAACAACACGGTCGGCGACACCCGCACCTACTTCGACAACCTCCCCCTCGGCCAGACCGGCACCACCGCCGACCAGACCGGCACGGAGGTCTTGGAGCGCTACGACGGCTTCAGCACGCCGGTCTACCGCCTGAACGCCACGTCGACGTACGACGCGTACGGCCGCGTGACCACCACCACCAACCACACCCGCAAGGACGCCGCCCACCCGGGCGGCGCGGTCACCAAGACCGAATACACCCCGGCCACGGGCGCCCTGCCGTCGGAAGTCACGCACACCAACCCGCTGGGCTGGAAGTCCGTCAACACCCTCGACACCGGCCGCTCCCTGCCGGTGAAGACGACGGACGAGAACGACCACGTCGCGGAACGCGAGTACGACGCCTTCGGCCGTATCGTCAACGTCTGGCAGCCCGGCCAGGAACGAGCCAGGGGCTTCAAGCCGGTCCGCACCTTCTCGTACGGCATGAACGGCACCAACGCGCCGTCGACCGTGCTGAGCAAGGCGCTCATGCCGGACGGCCAGACCTACAGCTCCACCTACACGATCTACGACGGCATCGGACGCATCCGCCAGACCCAGGCCACCACGGCCTCCGGCGTGGACGGTCGCCTGATCACCGACGCGCTGTTCGACTCGCAGGGCCGGCAGGTGAAGACGAGCGCCGCCTACTACAACGACGAGGCTCTGCCGTCGGCCGCACTGTTCCTGCCCAACGGCGGGGTCCAGCCCGACAGCAAGATCCCGTCCCAGACCTACCAGGTCTTCGACGGCCTGGGCCGTCCGACCGCCACGGTCTTCCAGTCGTACGGCGTGGAGCAGTGGCGCTCGAAGACGGAGTACCTGGGCGCAGACGAGGTCCGTTCCATCCCGCCCAACGGCGCCTTCGCCTCGGCGTCCATCACCGACGGTATGGGCCAGCGGGTGGCGCTGCGCCAGTACAAGGCCAACACGCCCACCGGCTCCTACGACGAGACTACCTACGGCTACAACACCCAGGGCAAGGAACTATGGCGCAAGGACTCCGCCGGCAACGAGTGGACCTTCGCCTACGACCTCCTCGGCCGCGTCGTGAAGACGAGCGACCCGGACGCTGGCACCGGCACCACCACGTACGAGGACGCCAAGAACCAGGTCACGGTCACCGACGCCCGCGGCAAGAGCGCCACCATCGTCTCCGACATCCTCGGCCGGACCCTCGCCACCTATGCGGGCACGGTTGTCGACCCGGTCAAGCAGGTCGCCGGGTTCACCTACGACACCAAGGTGCTGGGCAAGCCCAGCAGTACCACCCGCTACGTCGGTGGCGTCGCAGGCCAGGCGTACGTCTCGGAGGTCACGGGCTACGACGGCGGCTACCGCCCGCTCGGCACCAAGACCACTATCCCGGCGTCCGAAGGCAAGCTGGCCGGCGTCTACGAGACCGCCAACACTTACACCGAACTCGGCAACTTGTGGAAGAGCAAGCAGCCTGCCATTCCCGCTGCAGGTCTCGGGGCCGAGACGCTCACCTTCAAGAGCGACATCATCGGAAACGTCGTCGCCCTCGACGGCCTCATCGGCTCGGCGCTGTGGCCATACCTGGTCGACACCCGCTACGACGCCTACGGCCGCGCGATCCGCAGCACGGTCGGCAAGACTGGCAAGCAGATCGTGTCGACCACCGACTACGACCTGGCCACCGGCAGGCCGGTCCGCTCGTTCCTGGACAAGCAGACCTCCGCCAAGGCCAGCGTCGACGTCATCGACTACACCTACAACCAGGCCGGCCAGCTCACCTCGATCGGCAACACGCAGGACGGCACCGCCCGTGACCTGCAGTGCTTCACCCACGACTACCTGGGTCGCCTGACCCAGGCCTGGACTGACACCGGCGCCCAGACCACGGCTCCGCAGCCGTCGGTCCGCGGCATCGGCGGCTGCGCCAACACGGACGGCCCAACGGTGGACGGCGCTGGGAAGCCGAGCGTGGGCGGTCCGGCGCCGTACTGGCAGCAGTACGAGTACGACAAGCTGGGCAACCGCACCAAGCTGGTCCGCAGGGACCCGACGGGCGACACGTCGAAGGACGCGACCGTCACCCAGACCTTCGGCACGGGCCTGAACACCCCCTCCACCGACCCGAAGACGGGCGGCGGCACGGGCGGCCCGCACGCGCTGATGACCTCCACGGAAACCAGCGCCGCCACGGGCACGAAGGTCACGTCCTACACGTACGACGCGAGCGGCAACACCACATCCGTCACCAGCACCCCGGGCACCAAGACCCTGACCTGGAACGACCAGGGCAAGCTCGACAAGATCACCGGCACCGGCGAGAGCGCGGGCACGAGCTACCTCTACGACACGGCCGGCAACCAACTGATCCGCCGCGACCCGGGCAGCACCACGCTCAACCTGGGCAGCGACCAGATCACCCTGGATACCGCCAGCGGCAAGGTCTCCAACGTCCGCACCTACGGCGTCTCCGGCGGCCTGTCCGTCACCCGCACCACCAACGGCGGCACCTCGACCCTGACCTACCAGGGCTCGGACCACCACGGCACGGGCGGCGTCCAGTTCAACGCCACCGACCTCACTCACGTCCGCCGCCACTCGGACCCGTTCGGCAACGAACGCGGTACAGCGCCGGGCATGTGGGCGGGTGACAAGGGCTTCGTCGGTGGCACCAAGGAGAAGGCCACAGGCTTCACCCTCCTGGGCGCCCGAGAATACGACCCGACAACGGCTCGCTTCATCAGCCCGGACCCGATCATCGACCCGGGCGACCCACAACAGTGGAACGGCTACGCGTACTCCAGCAACAGCCCGATCAACAAGTCCGACCCCAGCGGAATGAAGGAGTTCTGCGACAACTTCACTAGCTGCACAGCCCCTCCTTCCAAGGGCGCTTCGGGTGGCAATAGCAATAGCACGGGTGACGACCCGGGCAATGGTGGCTCGTCCGGCGGATCTTCCTCTGAACAGAAGGACTACGACGAAGCCCAGGACAAGGTCACCAAGGCCAAGCAGCGGACCGATCAGCTCAAGCATGAAGTTGTCGAGCTCATCGGGGACCTGATCGGCTACAACGACGCCCGGGACTGCTTCACCAAGGGCGACGTGATGGCTTGCATCAACACGGCCTTGGGCGCCGTCCCCTGGGGCAAGATCGCGAAGGCGATCAAGGTCGGCATCAAGGCTTTCAAGATCTACAAGGAGGTGAACAAGGCCTATGACGCCGTCCACGCAGCCGAACGCAACGCCTCCCGCGCCTCTGAAGCCCTCAGCCGCAGCAAGAAGGCGATTCAGGAAGCCCGGGAGGCCGAAGCGAAGGCGGCCAAGGCAGCCAAGGAGAAAGCTGGCTCGAAGTCCGAGAGCGACAGCGCAGGAACAGACTCCAAATCCAGCAGAAGCGAAGCGGACGGGGAAACCCAGTCCGCCAGCGCCGAATCCCGTGGTGGGAGCGGTTCGGAGGGCGGAGCCCCGGCCTGCAAGCTGAACAGCTTCCCGACCGGCACCCACGTCCTGATGGCCGACGGCACCACCAAGGCCATGGAGGACATCCAGGTCGGCGACAAGGTCATGGCGACCGACCCCCAGACGGGCGAGACCGCCCCGAAGGAGGTCACCAACACCATCACCACGCCGGACGACAAGGAGTTCACCGACCTCACCCTCACCGACGACGCTAACCCTCGCGGCTCGCCGGTCACCCTTACCTCTACCTCCCACCACCCCCACTGGAGCGAAACCCGCCGCCAGTGGCTCGACGCCGGCGACTTCGCGGAGGGCGAGCAGCTCCGCCGACCTGACGGCAGCACTGTCACCGTCAAGGCCACCCGGAACTACCCGCTCGCCGTCACCACGCACAACCTCACGGTCGACGACTTCCACACGTACTATGTGCTCGCCGGCGCCACCCCGGTCCTCGTTCACAACTGCGGCGGAAGTGCACTCGAAGCTGCACAGGGCGTTGCCGATGCATCCGCATCAATTCGCCCGTCGGCTGCAAGGCCGGCAGTAGCGGAAGCTATTAAACTGTCGAGTGGTCGAGTTATAGCGAGCGCTAGTGTTCGGGGGGTGCAGGTTCGCCTCCACCCGGCAGTTTCGGCAGTCTTGAGCACGGTTTCACCCGGCGCTCGTGGTGTGGGGCACGGTCAATGCGGTTTGGCCGTGTGTATTTCGCAGGCTCTTTTCACCGGGGAGAGTCCGATGGGCGCTGATGCTGCGGCAGTCATCATTAGAGCTAATGTTGATCACGTCAAGCACGGATTCCCTGTCGGGCCTTGCGATAGTTGCAGGTCTCTCAGCGAACACTTCAAGCTCAACTTCGTTACGGATGACTAG
- a CDS encoding ricin-type beta-trefoil lectin domain protein, whose protein sequence is MLVLPVAAVLSLGAGLLAAPPVHAAASPGHSPANPHWPAPTPKPAPTEAEKALDAARAEAKASGKQTVVGHLTTENSQTFANPDGTLTTDTAPVPQRIKDAAGNWRGIDPTLRVQADGSIAPSAVPSKLSFSGGGNGPMATMTTADGKKLALKAPFALPKPTLNGDSALYQGVLPNVDLELSATTLGGWRQILIVRTPEAAANPAVKKLQLGVETVGLTVSADAAGNLKAADAQGRIRFSAPTPMMWDSATAAPQQSVSKTAGTRTLAASPAEGGPTVASTTDGPGTGATVAKISTSVDAKGIQLVPDAALLSQGTGPWFIDPGLNPTLDNTTQAWAQVQEAYRSTNEYNGTTDGQDKPATGYCGYDVGNPPCTGIGRTRAYFQVGINSTIHGAEVLEARLYATVVSSSSPSTNTPMGLYHTPPIGNPTSWDHQPCGEASRMAGCTKIGSTWMSGSGDISFDVVSQMKAAARDKWSNFTFGLAPDDEYNKYFRQRFSNTPHIVVKYDFTPTIWWPRTNPTPAFADTGVHGDCTTPGTANPWDNPGWIGAHTGITLNASTWSPTHQQLQTTFQIWDENRGQQTFYPQTPWNGDYGDVAVNLDQQPDLIHDGHVYGWKARTTDGTLTSADSALCYFRVDRTPPTAAVTSTDFPTSGSIDAHPKKAGEEGTFTLSGTDLAPLGGGHFSGLACGRWTTDPVKAANTSWKCTDTAPGIVKLSNGKTDIKVTPPRWGTNFLYFQTQDIAGNLSQPVAYSYYAPSDPNAPAPIFGDVDGDRKADILLPDGAGNLRQFNGGADPYAAPNARIRPAPGGHGWSNIQTTHRGSLGFKNIDDLIAHEPGNPDLHLYTNDGNGGRFDGQAPGKLVKPVGCATPALATLDCAAHGYGANWSNVTQIVALGSTTGDEADGDGNLPRTSLVFVENGRLWHSPAGSADELNSPAILLSTNDQRWDAYDLITPGRAQGTDFPTLWARSKADGSLHAFTVKGTPEAPDLTGFTDPASGTLTGKVDPKAYPRIGSDGDLTGDGVPDLWAVGTDQQLVSFTGLGTATQHPTVTGIDPTVVPLGNLNTPRFQWLLTGQSGTTTPSKIGNNPATTTGITWPTGTVDGRTTPYAAFSGADSTITAGTGTDKVIDTRKSFTISTMAKVDSAGGLVLSQDGTTSSAFTLYADPNGTWSFALAKGDTAGWEYDWTSPGGNSAARVTKGEWTRLTAVYDADTGRMSLYVNGILAASGHHRAADSPAPVGPLVLGRYKVNGQPDTFGGFTGGVSNLAVYPYAAAPVAPGAASPISLTVVGGKCIDNDQGGTADGNKIQLWDCNGSGPQTFEVRGDGSIRVQGKCLDALNAGTTDGTLIQLVTCKGNPAQQFHPRADGSIFNPVAGRCLDLNGARTESGTQLWLWSCNRSDAQRWTVAALATAPLPVPDPRPAM, encoded by the coding sequence GTGCTCGTGCTTCCTGTCGCCGCCGTCCTCTCGCTCGGCGCCGGCCTGCTCGCCGCCCCACCGGTCCATGCCGCGGCCAGTCCTGGTCACAGCCCGGCCAATCCCCACTGGCCTGCCCCGACGCCGAAGCCTGCGCCCACGGAGGCCGAAAAGGCACTGGACGCCGCCCGTGCCGAGGCCAAAGCCAGTGGGAAGCAGACCGTCGTCGGCCATCTGACGACCGAGAACTCGCAGACCTTCGCCAACCCCGACGGCACGCTCACCACTGACACCGCGCCGGTCCCGCAGCGCATCAAGGACGCCGCAGGCAACTGGCGCGGAATCGATCCCACGCTCCGCGTCCAGGCCGACGGCTCCATCGCCCCGAGCGCGGTACCGTCGAAGCTCAGCTTCTCCGGCGGCGGTAACGGCCCGATGGCCACCATGACCACCGCCGACGGCAAGAAGCTCGCGCTCAAAGCCCCGTTCGCACTGCCCAAGCCGACCCTCAACGGCGACAGCGCCCTGTACCAGGGCGTCCTGCCGAACGTCGACCTCGAACTCAGCGCGACCACCCTCGGCGGCTGGCGCCAGATCCTCATCGTCCGCACACCCGAAGCCGCGGCCAACCCGGCAGTGAAGAAGCTTCAACTCGGTGTCGAGACCGTCGGCCTGACCGTCTCCGCCGACGCGGCGGGCAACCTCAAGGCGGCCGATGCCCAGGGACGGATCCGCTTCTCGGCACCCACACCGATGATGTGGGATTCGGCCACCGCCGCCCCACAACAGAGCGTGTCGAAGACAGCGGGCACCCGCACGTTGGCGGCATCCCCGGCCGAGGGCGGACCGACCGTCGCCTCGACCACGGACGGCCCGGGCACCGGAGCCACCGTCGCCAAAATCAGTACCTCGGTGGATGCCAAGGGCATCCAGCTCGTCCCCGACGCCGCACTGCTGAGCCAGGGCACCGGCCCCTGGTTCATCGACCCGGGCTTGAACCCCACGCTCGACAACACCACCCAGGCCTGGGCCCAGGTCCAGGAGGCGTACCGGTCCACCAACGAGTACAACGGCACCACCGACGGCCAGGACAAGCCGGCCACCGGCTACTGCGGCTACGACGTGGGCAACCCGCCCTGCACCGGAATCGGCCGCACTCGCGCCTACTTCCAGGTCGGCATCAACTCCACGATCCACGGCGCCGAGGTCCTCGAAGCCCGCCTGTACGCCACGGTCGTCTCCTCCTCCAGCCCCTCGACCAACACGCCGATGGGCCTCTACCACACGCCGCCGATCGGCAACCCGACCAGCTGGGACCACCAGCCCTGCGGCGAGGCGTCCCGCATGGCCGGCTGCACAAAGATCGGTAGCACCTGGATGTCCGGCTCGGGAGACATCTCCTTCGACGTCGTCAGCCAGATGAAGGCAGCGGCCCGGGACAAGTGGAGCAACTTCACCTTCGGTCTCGCGCCGGACGACGAGTACAACAAATACTTCCGCCAGCGCTTCAGCAACACCCCACACATCGTCGTCAAGTACGACTTCACCCCCACCATCTGGTGGCCCCGCACCAACCCGACCCCCGCCTTCGCCGACACCGGTGTCCACGGCGACTGCACCACCCCCGGAACGGCCAACCCCTGGGACAACCCCGGCTGGATCGGCGCACACACCGGGATCACGCTGAACGCCTCGACCTGGTCCCCCACCCATCAGCAGCTCCAGACCACGTTCCAAATCTGGGACGAGAACCGCGGACAGCAGACGTTCTACCCCCAGACACCCTGGAACGGTGACTACGGCGACGTCGCCGTCAACCTCGACCAGCAGCCGGACCTCATCCACGACGGCCACGTGTACGGCTGGAAGGCCCGCACCACCGACGGCACCCTGACCAGCGCTGACTCGGCCCTCTGCTACTTCCGGGTGGACCGCACCCCGCCCACGGCCGCCGTCACCTCCACCGACTTCCCCACCTCCGGCTCCATCGACGCCCACCCCAAGAAGGCCGGTGAAGAAGGCACATTCACCCTCTCGGGAACCGACCTCGCCCCGCTCGGCGGCGGCCACTTCTCCGGGCTCGCCTGCGGCCGCTGGACCACCGACCCGGTCAAGGCCGCGAACACCAGCTGGAAGTGCACCGACACGGCCCCCGGCATCGTCAAGCTGAGCAATGGCAAGACCGACATCAAGGTCACCCCGCCTCGCTGGGGCACCAACTTCCTCTACTTCCAGACCCAGGACATCGCGGGCAACCTATCCCAGCCCGTTGCCTACAGCTACTACGCACCGTCCGACCCCAACGCCCCCGCGCCGATCTTCGGCGACGTCGACGGCGACCGGAAAGCGGACATCCTGCTCCCGGACGGTGCGGGCAACCTCCGCCAGTTCAACGGCGGCGCAGACCCGTACGCGGCACCCAACGCCCGGATCCGACCCGCCCCCGGCGGCCACGGATGGAGCAACATCCAGACCACCCACCGCGGCAGCCTGGGCTTCAAGAACATCGACGACCTCATCGCGCACGAGCCGGGGAACCCCGATCTGCACCTGTACACCAACGACGGCAACGGGGGGCGCTTCGACGGACAGGCCCCTGGCAAGCTGGTCAAGCCCGTCGGGTGCGCCACTCCGGCACTGGCGACTCTTGACTGCGCAGCCCACGGATACGGCGCCAACTGGTCCAACGTCACACAGATCGTCGCGCTCGGGTCGACCACGGGCGACGAGGCGGACGGCGACGGGAACCTGCCCCGCACCTCCCTTGTGTTCGTGGAGAACGGACGGTTGTGGCACAGCCCCGCCGGCAGCGCGGACGAGCTCAACTCCCCGGCCATCCTCCTCTCCACCAACGACCAGCGCTGGGACGCCTACGACCTGATCACCCCCGGCCGCGCCCAGGGCACCGACTTCCCCACCCTCTGGGCCCGCTCCAAGGCCGACGGATCCCTGCACGCCTTCACGGTCAAGGGCACCCCCGAGGCGCCCGACCTCACCGGATTCACCGACCCCGCCTCCGGCACGCTCACCGGCAAGGTCGACCCCAAGGCCTACCCCCGCATCGGCTCCGACGGCGACCTCACCGGTGACGGCGTGCCCGACCTGTGGGCCGTGGGCACCGACCAGCAGCTCGTCTCCTTCACCGGCCTCGGCACGGCGACCCAGCACCCCACCGTCACCGGGATCGACCCGACCGTCGTCCCCCTCGGCAACCTCAACACACCCCGCTTCCAGTGGCTGCTGACCGGCCAGAGCGGAACCACCACCCCGAGCAAGATCGGCAACAACCCCGCCACCACCACCGGCATCACCTGGCCCACCGGCACCGTCGACGGCCGCACCACCCCCTACGCCGCCTTCAGCGGCGCCGACTCGACCATCACCGCCGGCACCGGGACCGACAAGGTCATCGACACGCGCAAGAGCTTCACCATCTCCACGATGGCCAAGGTCGACAGCGCCGGCGGCCTCGTCCTCAGCCAGGACGGCACGACCAGCAGCGCGTTCACCCTCTACGCCGATCCCAACGGCACCTGGAGCTTCGCCCTGGCCAAGGGCGACACCGCTGGCTGGGAGTACGACTGGACCTCCCCCGGCGGCAACTCCGCCGCACGCGTCACCAAGGGCGAGTGGACCCGGCTGACCGCCGTCTACGACGCCGACACGGGCCGGATGAGCCTGTACGTCAACGGGATCCTCGCAGCCAGCGGACACCACCGGGCCGCCGACAGCCCGGCCCCGGTCGGACCGCTCGTCCTCGGCCGGTACAAGGTCAACGGGCAGCCCGACACCTTCGGCGGCTTCACCGGCGGCGTCAGCAACCTCGCCGTCTACCCGTACGCAGCTGCCCCCGTCGCCCCGGGAGCCGCCAGCCCCATCTCGCTGACCGTCGTGGGTGGCAAGTGCATCGACAACGACCAAGGAGGCACGGCCGACGGCAACAAGATCCAGCTCTGGGACTGCAACGGCAGCGGCCCGCAGACGTTCGAAGTGCGCGGCGACGGCTCCATCCGGGTACAGGGCAAGTGCCTCGACGCCCTCAACGCCGGAACCACCGACGGGACCCTCATCCAGCTCGTCACCTGCAAGGGCAACCCCGCCCAGCAGTTCCATCCCCGAGCGGACGGCAGCATCTTCAACCCCGTCGCGGGACGCTGCCTCGACCTGAACGGGGCCCGAACCGAGAGCGGAACCCAGCTCTGGCTCTGGAGCTGCAACCGCAGTGACGCCCAGCGGTGGACCGTGGCTGCGCTGGCGACGGCACCCCTGCCGGTGCCGGATCCCCGGCCGGCCATGTGA